The genomic segment GCAAGACGTCCGCCGCACCGGAGCCAGCATCCGGAAACGCCACCCAAGGTGTGCGAACCCGGCGTTCCGCGAGCGCACGGGGCGACCtgcccgacgcccccgacgcagATGTGGACGCAGAGCCCGAGGTGCTCTTGTGCCCCATCACGCGAACCATGTACCGCGACCCGGTGATGGtgttagggtttagggtttagggtttagggtttagggtttagggtttagggtttagggtttagggtttagggtttagggtttagggtttagggttta from the Micromonas commoda chromosome 15, complete sequence genome contains:
- a CDS encoding predicted protein gives rise to the protein MAPSKRRKTSAAPEPASGNATQGVRTRRSASARGDLPDAPDADVDAEPEVLLCPITRTMYRDPVMVLGFRV